Proteins encoded within one genomic window of Eurosta solidaginis isolate ZX-2024a chromosome 1, ASM4086904v1, whole genome shotgun sequence:
- the LOC137236680 gene encoding uncharacterized protein: MDDKDPALKFWTEFTCTYPYSQKMCNGFSKLFRFIFDNQLDSVGTFDGMLLSSFVLIFVAFLVVSMLTIFEKDQKSLQQIKEKVRNSTAVIAQLASTLWAIRETKFKSITPEGYRRIKENKDAIMALRNPPPPVEEAISKEPLEKSKDTKKKSVRGLKSFKRDLSPPQIKSSPYPILKRPKLVQQKKASSLSSVLNKKPKNLRAVASSFSLNKKQSDNVTPRSINEGAETRMHGSGKLLRKT, translated from the exons ATGGACGACAAAGATCCGGCTTTAAAATTTTGGACTGAATTTACGTGCACCTACCCCTATTCACAAAAGATGTGCAATGGTTTCTCAAAATTATTCCGTTTCATTTTCGACAACCAATTAGACTCTGTGGGTACATTCGATGGAATGTTACTGTCCTCTTTCGTTCTAATTTTTGTAGCATTTTTGGTGGTATCTATGCTGACTATATTCGAAAAAGATcaaaag TCATTGcagcaaataaaagaaaaggtTAGAAATTCAACCGCAGTTATTGCTCAGCTCGCGTCAACTTTATGGGCCATTAGAGAAACGAAATTTAAAAGCATCACACCAGAGGGTTACagaagaataaaagaaaataaagatgCTATAATGGCACTAAGGAATCCGCCACCTCCTGTGGAAGAAGCAATTTCGAAAGAGCCATTGGAAAAATCTAAAGATACAAAAAAGAAATCCGTTAGGGGATTAAAGTCTTTTAAAAGAGATTTATCTCCACCACAAATAAAAAGTTCACCATATCCTATTTTAAAACGGCCAAAGCTTGTTCAACAAAAAAAGGCTAGCAGCCTCTCCAgtgtgcttaataaaaaacccaaaaattTGAGAGCTGTGGCGAGCTCTTTCTCTCTGAACAAAAAGCAGTCGGATAATGTAACCCCTCGGTCTATTAATGAAGGAGCCGAAACCAGAATGCATGGGTCAGGAAAATTGTTAAGAAAAACATAA
- the LOC137237532 gene encoding jerky protein homolog-like codes for MNVRDLEEGTANLLSYLRPEPEVCVLEPEWSDDAIECNDNEIGEISDDDGDCSVEADKTITSKEAIDMFNKILEWAEIEMVNKSDLNVLKKLREKEVFKMLEQKKQQKRITNFSSSAKMEKQRVTFLCCSNASGSHQLKLLVVGKAKNPRWFKGFDCPLYYRHSKSAWMTAAIFKDWFHHSFIPEVTKFLIEKGLPVKAILLINNAPSYSPEDELKSEGGCILARFMPPNVTPLIQPMDQNAIRITKLYYRNSILASVAAKGFKLLEALKQITLKDAIVTLESAWSKVDAVVLSKRWSNVLSMVENQEDPEDDIPLSVLRSNLIMNVRDLEEGAANLLSYLRPEVEFIAFNVREWSDDAIECNDNEIEEISDDDGDCSVEAKKRLHQRKLLTCLIKLWNGLKLKWLINRI; via the exons ATGAATGTAAGAGATTTGGAGGAAGGTACAGCCAATCTTTTGTCATACTTGAGACCTGAGCCTGAGGTTTGTGTTTTAGAACC AGAATGGAGCGATGATGCTATTGAATGTAATGACAATGAAATAGGGGAAATTTCCGACGATGATGGTGACTGTTCTGTGGAGGCAGATAAAACGATTACATCAAAGGAAGCTATTGAcatgtttaataaaattttggaatggGCTGAAATTGAAATGGTTAATAAATCGGATTTAAATGTGTTGAAGAAGCTCAGGGAAAAGGAAGTTTTTAAGATGCTtgaacaaaagaaacaacaaaagAGGATtacgaacttc TCGTCAAGTGCAAAGATGGAAAAGCAAAGAGTAACTTTCTTGTGCTGTTCAAATGCGTCAGGATCTCATCAACTCAAGCTTCTTGTAGTCGGAAAGGCTAAAAACCCCCGTTGGTTTAAAGGTTTCGACTGCCCATTGTATTATCGACATTCTAAATCCGCTTGGATGACTGCGGCTATTTTTAAAGATTGGTTCCACCATTCATTCATACCTGAG GTTACAAAGTTTTTGATAGAGAAGGGATTACCAGTAAAAGCTATCCTTCTAATTAATAACGCTCCATCGTATTCACCCGAGGATGAACTAAAAAGTGAAGGCGGCTGCATATTAGCAAGGTTTATGCCACCAAATGTCACCCCTCTTATACAACCTATGGATCAAAACGCAATCAGGATTACGAAACTTTACTATAGAAACAGTATTTTGGCTTCTGTGGCTGCAAAGGGGTTTAAGTTGCTTGAGGCTCTAAAGCAAATTACACTTAAGGACGCGATTGTTACTTTAGAATCTGCATGGAGTAAGGTAGATGCTGTTGTGCTATCCAAACGTTGGAGCAATGTTCTAAGTATGgtagaaaatcaagaggatcctGAAGATGAcattcctttgagtgttcttCGAAGCAACTTAATTATGAATGTAAGAGATTTGGAGGAAGGTGCAGCCAATCTTTTGTCATACTTGAGACCTGAG GTTGAATTCATTGCTTTCAACGTTAGAGAATGGAGCGATGATGCTATTGAATGTAATGACAATGAAATAGAGGAAATTTCCGACGATGATGGTGACTGTTCTGTGGAGGCAAAAAAACGATTACATCAAAGGAAGCTATTGAcatgtttaataaaactttggaaTGGGCTGAAATTGAAATGGTTGATAAATCGGATTTAA